A portion of the Acidisarcina polymorpha genome contains these proteins:
- a CDS encoding 3-keto-disaccharide hydrolase: MSIHFSKSLAFATLMAIVAPLVAQQPNAQQPGTATTPAMKHQDTEVYEPVPPVVTPGVTDSAPPSDAIILFDGKNLDEWVSNRDKSPAKWTVSDGILTVSKAPGSGNIETKRTFKNYQLHIEWRIPENITGSDQARGNSGVFLASTGPGDAGYELQILDSYNNKTYVNGQAGSIYKQGIPLANPNRKPGEWQTYNVVWTAPTFNDDGSLKTPAYVTVFFNGVLVQNHFELKGETLFIGKPFYKKYDTAPIKLQAHGDKSEPISFRNIWVRELN, translated from the coding sequence ATGAGCATCCACTTTTCGAAGTCTCTCGCGTTCGCAACACTGATGGCCATCGTCGCTCCCCTGGTTGCGCAGCAACCGAACGCGCAACAACCTGGAACCGCAACAACCCCTGCGATGAAGCACCAAGATACGGAAGTCTATGAACCAGTCCCCCCAGTGGTTACGCCGGGCGTTACCGATTCGGCGCCTCCATCGGACGCAATCATCCTTTTCGACGGCAAGAATCTTGATGAGTGGGTCTCGAACCGGGACAAATCGCCGGCGAAATGGACTGTCTCCGACGGAATCCTGACGGTGAGCAAGGCGCCGGGTTCCGGCAACATCGAAACCAAGCGGACGTTCAAGAATTACCAGCTCCATATCGAATGGCGAATTCCAGAGAATATCACCGGCAGCGATCAGGCACGTGGCAATAGCGGCGTTTTTCTCGCCTCTACCGGGCCGGGAGATGCGGGATACGAACTGCAGATCCTCGATTCGTACAACAACAAGACCTATGTGAACGGTCAGGCCGGCAGCATCTATAAGCAAGGCATTCCGCTCGCGAACCCAAATCGCAAGCCCGGGGAGTGGCAGACCTACAACGTGGTGTGGACTGCGCCGACATTCAACGACGACGGCTCTTTAAAGACTCCAGCCTACGTCACCGTCTTCTTCAACGGTGTGCTGGTGCAGAATCACTTCGAGCTTAAAGGGGAGACACTTTTTATCGGCAAGCCCTTCTACAAGAAGTACGACACCGCGCCGATCAAGCTACAAGCTCACGGAGACAAAAGCGAACCGATCAGCTTCCGGAATATCTGGGTCAGAGAACTGAACTAG
- a CDS encoding ABC transporter ATP-binding protein — protein sequence MRKTSRKNAFREVLAFLFRHWRREAMVVSGVALSMTVATVADLFLPVFSGRLVDAIAASGGVREQALPIATQAIAMMALLGAVLMAARHGAMLGIVRLTVRLMSRISSDAFWRVQRFSTDWHANNFAGSIVRRITRGMWAVDLMDDTLLLALLPALLVLAGSSLLLGLHWPIMGLIVALGATLYVGVSVALSLGYVAPAARLSNAQDTHVGGAMADAITCNAVVKAFGAEKREDQRLLQFLNKWASRTSRTWVYGTRSGSLQTTVLLVFRTLVTSYALWLWWRGRATPGDVTFVLTSYFIVHGYLRDIGQHVANLQRSVNEMEEMVQFHSQSLGIVDRAGAPAIAVKKGEIAFERVTFQYEAHATPLFRDLSLSIEAGERVGLVGHSGSGKTTFVKLLHRLYDVSGGPILVDGQDISRVAQDSLRAQLALVPQEPILFHRSLAENIAYGDPDAALHEIEQAARLANAHDFILRQPKGYGTLVGERGVKLSGGERQRVALARAFLANTPVLVLDEATSSLDSESEALIQDAMERLIVGRTAIVIAHRLSTVRMMDRILVFDRGKIIEEGAHDELVLRPGGAYKRLFERQAMGFIVDDERDSVSLNA from the coding sequence ATGAGAAAAACATCGAGAAAGAATGCGTTTCGTGAGGTCCTGGCTTTCCTGTTCCGCCACTGGCGGCGGGAGGCGATGGTCGTCTCCGGAGTCGCTCTTAGTATGACCGTGGCGACGGTCGCCGATTTGTTCTTGCCCGTCTTTTCGGGGAGATTGGTTGATGCCATTGCAGCATCCGGCGGAGTACGCGAGCAGGCGCTCCCCATTGCAACGCAGGCGATTGCAATGATGGCCCTCTTGGGCGCAGTCCTGATGGCGGCACGGCATGGAGCTATGCTCGGCATCGTCCGGTTGACCGTCCGGCTCATGTCCCGCATTTCCAGTGATGCCTTCTGGCGGGTCCAGCGTTTTTCCACTGATTGGCATGCGAATAATTTTGCCGGCTCCATTGTGCGCCGCATTACCCGTGGCATGTGGGCGGTCGACTTGATGGACGATACTCTGTTGCTGGCGCTCCTGCCTGCCTTGCTGGTGCTTGCCGGATCCTCCTTGTTGCTGGGACTTCACTGGCCGATCATGGGTCTGATCGTCGCTCTAGGAGCAACACTCTACGTCGGCGTCTCGGTCGCGTTATCGCTCGGCTATGTGGCTCCCGCAGCACGTCTATCCAATGCGCAAGATACGCATGTCGGCGGCGCTATGGCGGATGCCATCACCTGCAACGCCGTAGTCAAGGCATTCGGCGCGGAGAAACGGGAAGATCAGCGCCTGTTGCAATTCTTGAATAAGTGGGCAAGCCGCACCTCTCGCACATGGGTCTATGGCACTCGCAGCGGCAGCCTGCAAACGACCGTATTACTCGTCTTCCGAACGCTCGTTACCTCCTATGCCCTATGGCTGTGGTGGCGTGGTCGAGCCACTCCGGGCGATGTGACCTTTGTGCTCACAAGCTACTTCATTGTGCACGGATACCTGCGGGACATCGGGCAGCACGTCGCTAATCTCCAACGCAGCGTCAATGAGATGGAAGAGATGGTGCAATTTCACTCGCAATCGCTAGGGATCGTCGATCGCGCCGGCGCCCCGGCGATTGCCGTGAAGAAGGGGGAGATCGCCTTCGAGCGCGTCACCTTTCAATATGAAGCTCATGCCACACCGCTCTTCCGAGACCTTTCTCTCTCTATAGAGGCGGGCGAACGGGTTGGGCTTGTAGGACACTCCGGCTCCGGCAAGACAACTTTCGTGAAGCTCTTGCATCGTCTCTACGACGTCTCCGGCGGTCCGATTTTGGTCGACGGTCAGGATATTTCCCGAGTAGCTCAGGACTCCCTCCGGGCCCAGTTGGCGCTCGTTCCTCAAGAGCCCATTCTGTTCCATCGTTCTCTCGCGGAAAACATCGCCTACGGGGATCCGGACGCTGCCTTGCATGAGATCGAACAGGCAGCCCGGCTTGCGAATGCTCATGACTTTATCCTCCGCCAGCCGAAGGGCTACGGAACCCTCGTAGGGGAGCGGGGCGTCAAGCTTTCCGGAGGTGAGCGTCAGCGTGTGGCCCTGGCGCGGGCCTTTCTGGCAAACACCCCCGTCCTGGTGCTCGACGAGGCCACCTCAAGTCTCGACTCAGAATCAGAAGCGCTGATTCAAGACGCCATGGAGCGGCTGATCGTCGGCCGAACGGCCATTGTCATCGCTCACCGGTTATCAACGGTGCGGATGATGGATCGCATACTGGTATTCGATCGCGGCAAAATCATTGAGGAGGGAGCCCACGACGAGCTCGTGCTGAGACCGGGAGGCGCTTACAAACGCCTCTTCGAAAGACAGGCTATGGGGTTCATTGTTGATGACGAGCGCGACTCAGTTTCGTTGAATGCCTAG
- a CDS encoding tetratricopeptide repeat protein, whose translation MWVFRLSLLCVMTFAVLTLTGVAPGRAQVQWKADDATLLQANDAIERKQWPEAERLVRTYLGNHATSAQAHYLLAFTLFREDRPKESLAEYTNAARLQNPSALDLRWVALDYVLLHAYTDAHTWMVKSLELNPNDGESWYSLGRIQYTENRFAEAITSFNKALVLMPQSVKAEDNLGLAYEGLNQPKEAMAAYRQAIAWQKDKPDHSEQPLLNLGVLLLDDNKPDEALPLLQEAESLSPKNSKIHAALGRLYRAKDDLARAQTEFEQAVALDPDSAGLHFQLGQVYRKEGLATLAATEFQKVSSLGGTHSSE comes from the coding sequence ATGTGGGTATTTCGCCTTAGCCTGCTGTGCGTGATGACCTTCGCTGTGCTCACCCTGACGGGGGTGGCGCCAGGACGCGCACAGGTGCAATGGAAAGCGGATGATGCGACGCTGCTGCAGGCAAACGACGCCATCGAGCGGAAACAATGGCCCGAGGCCGAGCGCCTGGTCCGCACCTATCTGGGGAACCATGCGACATCCGCGCAAGCGCACTATCTGTTGGCGTTCACCCTATTCCGTGAAGATCGTCCGAAAGAGTCTTTGGCCGAATACACGAATGCGGCGCGGCTGCAGAATCCGTCAGCCCTCGATCTCCGCTGGGTCGCTCTGGACTACGTCCTACTCCACGCCTATACCGATGCTCACACCTGGATGGTCAAGTCTCTCGAGTTGAACCCCAACGACGGCGAATCCTGGTACAGTCTCGGACGCATTCAGTACACCGAGAACCGTTTCGCAGAAGCAATTACAAGCTTTAACAAGGCGCTGGTCCTGATGCCGCAATCGGTGAAAGCAGAAGACAATCTCGGGCTCGCCTATGAAGGTTTGAATCAGCCGAAGGAGGCCATGGCGGCTTATCGGCAAGCCATCGCGTGGCAGAAGGATAAACCGGACCACAGCGAACAGCCGCTGCTCAACCTTGGAGTTCTTTTGCTGGATGACAACAAGCCTGATGAAGCGCTCCCCCTCCTCCAGGAAGCCGAATCGCTGTCCCCTAAAAACAGCAAGATCCACGCAGCGCTCGGGCGTCTCTATCGTGCGAAAGACGACTTGGCTCGCGCACAAACGGAATTTGAACAAGCGGTTGCTCTCGATCCTGATTCCGCCGGATTGCACTTTCAACTTGGACAGGTCTATCGCAAAGAGGGCCTCGCGACCCTAGCAGCCACCGAATTTCAAAAGGTGTCCAGCCTGGGTGGTACTCACTCCTCTGAGTGA
- a CDS encoding alpha-L-arabinofuranosidase C-terminal domain-containing protein, with protein MGYCQIRNPKPELYVKLLLRFKRAGLFATAVSWLSLPMASGQVIDEDHGPTDRPIHIRVHADQVHRDVIPNTIFGSFLEPIGRSTYGGLWAELLENPSFEEGLWSAGAIVKMVQERPELERASQLDLPLPWEPLDARQGNRYEPERGDAANSSQSLLVMGLPQAEVGIRQRIYLPVHRTLAYRGSLFIKHQSGAAQVYISIRRRNDPQQVLADATIEANKEVWTKYSFELTIKLGQVDALQPADFVVAVRDDSRAFIDQLSLMPADNVDGMDAEVLKLAKDLHTPLVRYGGNFTSSYHWKNGIGPADQRSSQSNLAWNIPEYNTFGTEEFLRFCELIGAQPQVALNLGSGMPQEAGDWVKYVNARWGNKQGGLLWELGNELWGSWNMGYPTRDQIGTRTEAFSAAIRKVDPTARLIATGADEDFYHDWNAVQLGTPPATFQYLSTHFVVTDDQVQMSNPSNDFVALSAFALPIGLERRMKEMTEQIQQSNHKDAQIAFTEWLFVAADHPAPGFRNMGGAIDTAGFLNMLMRNADIVPISDMTGILEFGGIWKKREQVYGAPGYWVLRSYAEEKPSRLVPTDSDAPQYTVDHGVTRLPHIEHVPWLEVVAAEGQTPDELILFCVNRNLTRDYRATIQVDGFTPRPLAEIKTIAAPSIYTENDEMEPEAVKAVADQISVGSSFEHVFPRAGVVVIRLVRRNR; from the coding sequence ATGGGCTATTGCCAGATTCGGAATCCCAAGCCGGAGTTATATGTGAAGCTGCTTCTTCGATTCAAGCGCGCGGGCCTCTTCGCCACCGCCGTTTCATGGCTCTCTTTGCCTATGGCATCCGGTCAAGTCATCGATGAAGATCATGGCCCAACCGATCGGCCGATCCACATTCGCGTCCACGCCGACCAGGTGCATCGAGATGTCATCCCGAATACAATTTTCGGCAGCTTCCTCGAACCAATTGGCCGATCCACTTATGGGGGACTGTGGGCTGAATTACTAGAAAATCCCAGCTTCGAAGAAGGCCTGTGGAGTGCTGGCGCTATCGTCAAAATGGTTCAAGAGCGTCCAGAGTTGGAGCGCGCCTCGCAGCTTGATCTCCCTCTTCCCTGGGAGCCGTTGGATGCCCGGCAAGGAAATCGATATGAACCGGAACGTGGCGATGCGGCAAATTCTTCACAGTCCCTGCTCGTGATGGGCCTGCCTCAGGCTGAGGTGGGCATTCGTCAACGAATTTATCTGCCAGTGCACAGAACGCTTGCGTATCGAGGCAGTCTTTTCATCAAGCACCAATCGGGTGCGGCGCAGGTGTACATCTCGATCCGCAGACGGAACGATCCCCAGCAGGTTTTGGCGGACGCCACGATCGAAGCAAACAAGGAAGTTTGGACAAAGTATTCTTTCGAATTGACGATTAAGCTAGGTCAAGTCGATGCGCTTCAGCCGGCCGACTTCGTCGTTGCGGTGCGGGATGATTCGCGCGCTTTCATCGACCAGCTCTCGCTGATGCCAGCCGATAATGTCGACGGCATGGACGCGGAGGTGCTGAAGTTGGCTAAGGACCTCCACACGCCGCTTGTGCGCTATGGAGGCAATTTCACTTCCTCTTACCACTGGAAGAACGGTATCGGGCCAGCCGATCAACGTAGCAGCCAATCGAACCTTGCGTGGAATATTCCGGAATACAACACCTTTGGAACTGAAGAGTTCCTGCGATTTTGCGAGTTGATCGGAGCTCAACCACAGGTGGCGCTCAATCTTGGTTCCGGTATGCCTCAAGAAGCGGGCGATTGGGTGAAGTACGTCAATGCCCGCTGGGGGAACAAGCAGGGTGGGCTGCTATGGGAACTCGGGAATGAATTATGGGGTAGCTGGAACATGGGCTATCCCACCCGGGATCAGATCGGAACGCGTACTGAGGCTTTCAGCGCAGCCATCCGCAAGGTGGATCCGACGGCGCGCCTGATTGCTACCGGCGCCGATGAGGATTTCTACCACGATTGGAATGCGGTCCAACTGGGAACACCTCCGGCTACATTTCAGTACCTCTCGACCCACTTTGTCGTCACCGACGACCAGGTGCAGATGAGCAACCCGTCGAATGATTTCGTTGCGCTTTCGGCGTTTGCGCTGCCAATCGGTTTGGAGCGCCGAATGAAAGAGATGACAGAGCAAATTCAGCAATCGAATCACAAGGATGCCCAAATCGCATTTACTGAGTGGCTCTTCGTCGCCGCCGATCATCCCGCACCTGGATTTCGTAACATGGGCGGAGCGATCGATACTGCGGGCTTTCTCAATATGCTGATGAGGAACGCCGACATCGTTCCGATCTCGGATATGACCGGTATTCTCGAATTCGGAGGCATATGGAAGAAGCGCGAGCAGGTGTATGGAGCCCCGGGATACTGGGTGCTTCGTTCCTACGCGGAAGAAAAGCCGAGCCGTCTGGTACCGACCGACAGCGATGCTCCACAATACACGGTCGATCACGGTGTGACTCGGCTGCCCCATATCGAACATGTCCCATGGCTTGAAGTCGTGGCGGCCGAAGGGCAAACACCGGACGAATTGATTCTGTTCTGTGTGAATCGAAATCTGACTCGCGACTACCGTGCGACGATCCAAGTTGATGGTTTCACACCTCGTCCTTTGGCAGAAATAAAGACGATCGCGGCGCCGAGCATCTATACCGAGAATGACGAAATGGAGCCAGAAGCGGTGAAAGCGGTCGCCGATCAAATCAGCGTGGGATCCAGTTTTGAGCATGTGTTTCCGCGGGCAGGAGTGGTGGTGATTCGGCTTGTTCGCAGAAATCGGTAG
- a CDS encoding substrate-binding domain-containing protein, producing MDKIDVAGKSRHQKASRTLWAAILTVFAGMSCHSASKPVIAVIPRTTALMLWESEHAGAVAAARKTGYAIYWNAPTSEDDVEKQIAIIKHAIHNGAQGLILAPDQALALMVPIRDIVAQGIPTVVISSPLAIPPGGKLSYILNDEDETGRIAAARVGMILKSEGTVAVTGIDPDVTGIVLRANAFERDLRVGFPRIKVVDERAGGFNIAQAQEIAEDVLAKNPHLSAILALNSSATRGAFLALQNERLFGKVKLVACEQELVPPLTTGQIDSIIVENTYQMGYRAVQQIAAQRRGEAVPAEVKLPPKLVTRENLNTAEVQQMLTMDWSGSR from the coding sequence GTGGACAAGATCGATGTTGCTGGCAAATCTCGACATCAAAAAGCGTCGAGGACGCTTTGGGCCGCAATCCTTACCGTCTTTGCTGGCATGAGTTGCCACTCAGCCAGCAAGCCCGTCATTGCCGTCATCCCTCGAACGACCGCCCTTATGCTTTGGGAGTCGGAACATGCTGGTGCCGTCGCCGCGGCCAGAAAGACCGGCTACGCGATCTACTGGAATGCACCAACCAGTGAAGATGATGTCGAAAAACAAATCGCAATCATCAAACACGCCATTCACAATGGAGCACAGGGGCTGATCCTGGCCCCCGATCAGGCTCTCGCGCTCATGGTTCCGATCCGCGACATCGTCGCGCAAGGGATACCTACCGTTGTCATCAGTTCTCCGCTTGCCATTCCACCTGGCGGAAAGCTCTCCTATATTTTGAATGACGAAGACGAGACCGGTCGGATTGCCGCGGCACGCGTCGGCATGATTCTCAAGAGTGAAGGCACCGTAGCGGTTACCGGGATTGACCCCGATGTCACCGGTATTGTTCTTCGGGCGAATGCCTTTGAAAGAGACCTGCGAGTTGGCTTTCCACGCATCAAAGTAGTTGACGAGCGCGCGGGCGGGTTTAACATTGCCCAGGCACAAGAGATCGCTGAAGATGTCCTCGCGAAGAATCCTCATTTAAGTGCAATCCTGGCCCTGAATTCGTCGGCAACACGCGGGGCCTTTCTGGCATTGCAGAACGAGCGTCTTTTTGGAAAGGTTAAGCTGGTGGCCTGCGAACAAGAGTTGGTACCCCCGCTAACAACCGGGCAGATCGACTCGATCATCGTTGAAAACACATACCAGATGGGATATCGCGCGGTGCAGCAGATAGCCGCACAACGCCGCGGAGAAGCGGTTCCAGCCGAAGTCAAATTGCCCCCAAAACTGGTTACGCGTGAAAATCTGAACACCGCAGAAGTTCAGCAGATGCTCACAATGGATTGGAGCGGATCGCGATGA
- a CDS encoding histidine kinase: MTVSGALRKRTLLITLALAAVIVPAILSAVYLRGRAVRGLPYRDAFASADANEWSAFGGTWQISEGAMRNDSDERGAKLMTGSPYWKDYSFTSDLELLGKQGDAGLILRSSDEEPGVDSYRGYYVGLRSNDGSLVIGRADYGWIELATRSMPGGVHAFQWYHLKAVVNGCRITGYANEVPLGPIQTLSFNDPNCIMKGRVGLRSHSSGGVWKGLVVQALTGSDPQVSSPASSAVPVLLPYAIDDPVTMSQRESGFDPHDRDMISSNVPGISERSLPVETIGGLRSVRTENRTAMVRGTVILNSPRIYVQDATGGVAVMPAAETRLKVGDEVEVTGQVEVHDFSCIIRHARLRLLWAHAPAAPLAVTPTQAATGAFDSRFIEVDGSLAGQTAGQDKTTSLAISSSGQSFNAIVNLTRGNTILRNMTKGSLIRLRGVCVVDPQFTHNLTPFVLLVASSDDVEVLAGPPWWSVRNLAISGLIAITLSLLAYLLYLHARHWRLRAIVDERERIAHEMHDTLAQSFVGIGFQLQAISNNVPLTLPNINQQLDLACELVRHSHEEATRSLSTLRREFLELETLHSALHNFASRMVEHGTISVQLRVTGEDTATPYAVKDALFRIGQEAISNSLRHGNPSLLQISFDYAATTITMVIEDNGIGFDQTGDLRGFGLTGIRKRAQGISGVFHLFTGAGQGTRIEIVAPLPPRLTWLKANRLFLRDSRKGLSNGKAPKQNSYSYRR, translated from the coding sequence ATGACGGTCTCGGGCGCGCTTCGAAAGCGTACTCTCCTGATCACTCTCGCACTCGCGGCGGTCATCGTCCCCGCAATCCTATCGGCGGTATATTTGCGCGGCCGAGCCGTCCGAGGGCTGCCGTACCGGGATGCGTTCGCCTCAGCCGATGCCAATGAATGGAGTGCGTTTGGGGGCACCTGGCAAATCTCCGAAGGGGCTATGCGTAATGACTCCGATGAGCGTGGCGCCAAACTGATGACCGGATCTCCCTACTGGAAAGACTATTCTTTTACCTCGGACCTCGAGTTGTTGGGGAAACAAGGAGATGCGGGACTCATCCTTCGCTCGAGTGACGAAGAGCCCGGCGTGGATTCCTATCGGGGATACTATGTTGGACTTCGCAGCAACGATGGCAGCCTGGTCATTGGTCGCGCTGACTACGGATGGATCGAACTCGCCACACGATCCATGCCCGGCGGTGTGCACGCGTTTCAGTGGTATCACTTGAAAGCCGTAGTGAACGGATGCCGAATTACCGGGTATGCCAACGAAGTACCGCTTGGTCCAATCCAGACCCTCTCATTCAATGATCCCAACTGCATTATGAAAGGCCGGGTCGGTCTTCGTTCTCATTCATCGGGTGGTGTGTGGAAGGGCCTTGTGGTGCAGGCTCTGACTGGATCGGATCCGCAGGTATCTTCACCAGCCAGCTCCGCAGTACCAGTGTTACTCCCCTATGCAATCGACGATCCAGTCACCATGAGCCAACGGGAGTCCGGGTTTGATCCGCATGATCGAGATATGATTAGCTCGAATGTGCCGGGTATCAGCGAGCGATCTCTCCCTGTGGAAACCATAGGAGGCCTCCGTTCAGTAAGGACAGAAAACAGGACCGCTATGGTCAGGGGCACGGTCATCTTGAATTCGCCGCGAATCTACGTACAAGATGCCACCGGCGGCGTAGCCGTTATGCCTGCTGCCGAGACAAGATTGAAGGTCGGCGATGAGGTTGAGGTGACCGGCCAAGTTGAGGTGCACGATTTCAGCTGTATCATTCGGCATGCGCGATTGCGACTCTTGTGGGCGCATGCGCCCGCCGCGCCATTAGCCGTCACTCCGACTCAGGCGGCTACCGGGGCATTCGATTCCAGGTTTATTGAGGTCGACGGCAGTCTTGCTGGGCAGACCGCCGGACAAGACAAAACGACCTCACTCGCGATCTCGTCCAGCGGTCAGTCATTCAATGCGATCGTCAATTTAACTCGCGGCAACACGATTCTCAGAAACATGACAAAAGGAAGCCTGATCAGGCTTCGTGGTGTGTGCGTTGTGGACCCACAGTTTACTCACAACCTCACACCTTTCGTGCTGCTCGTTGCATCGAGCGATGATGTGGAGGTGTTGGCGGGTCCGCCGTGGTGGAGCGTGCGCAATCTCGCCATTTCGGGCCTGATTGCCATCACTTTGAGCTTGCTAGCATACTTGCTCTATCTGCATGCGCGGCACTGGCGCCTGCGCGCCATCGTGGATGAGCGAGAGCGCATTGCTCATGAGATGCACGACACGTTGGCCCAAAGCTTCGTGGGGATCGGATTTCAGCTGCAGGCGATCAGCAACAACGTCCCATTAACTCTGCCAAATATTAACCAGCAATTGGATCTCGCTTGCGAACTGGTGCGTCATAGCCACGAAGAAGCGACCCGCAGTCTGTCCACCCTGCGGCGTGAGTTCTTAGAGTTGGAGACGTTGCACTCGGCCCTTCATAACTTTGCCAGTAGGATGGTCGAACACGGCACAATCAGCGTGCAGTTGCGTGTCACAGGCGAAGATACAGCTACGCCATATGCGGTAAAAGACGCTCTTTTCCGCATCGGACAAGAGGCTATTTCAAACTCCTTGCGCCATGGCAATCCAAGTCTGTTACAAATATCTTTCGATTACGCTGCGACCACCATCACCATGGTCATCGAGGACAATGGAATCGGCTTCGACCAGACGGGTGACTTGCGTGGATTCGGGCTCACGGGGATTCGGAAGCGGGCGCAGGGGATTTCAGGTGTTTTTCATCTTTTTACTGGAGCGGGACAGGGAACTCGGATAGAGATTGTGGCGCCGCTTCCTCCCAGGCTTACCTGGCTGAAGGCTAATCGACTTTTTCTCCGTGACTCCCGGAAGGGCCTATCGAATGGAAAAGCACCCAAGCAGAATTCGTATTCTTATCGTCGATGA
- a CDS encoding response regulator, giving the protein MEKHPSRIRILIVDDHPVVRTGLTSMLTTQESFDVVGAASTGEEALQLTQQFNPDVLLLDLRMPGMNGFDILRELQRIVSPPRVLVLTSFETDEDVYRAVQAGAHGYLLKSTMQNEMIVAIRAVAEGKRHIPPRIASRLAQRMSRPALTARELEILQMLAKGLTNKQIGTVFQISGNTARNHVNSIIEKLEVADRTEAVSIAIQQGLIDVSD; this is encoded by the coding sequence ATGGAAAAGCACCCAAGCAGAATTCGTATTCTTATCGTCGATGACCACCCGGTAGTTCGCACCGGCCTCACCAGTATGCTGACGACGCAGGAAAGCTTCGATGTGGTTGGCGCAGCATCGACTGGTGAAGAGGCCCTTCAATTGACGCAGCAATTCAATCCTGACGTCCTGCTTCTCGATCTGCGTATGCCAGGAATGAATGGATTTGACATTCTTCGAGAGTTACAACGGATAGTCTCTCCGCCTCGAGTCCTCGTGCTCACGAGCTTCGAAACGGATGAAGATGTCTATCGTGCAGTGCAGGCGGGGGCGCATGGTTACTTGCTTAAAAGCACGATGCAAAACGAGATGATCGTGGCGATACGCGCAGTTGCAGAAGGTAAGAGGCATATTCCCCCGAGGATTGCATCACGCCTCGCGCAGCGCATGTCGCGCCCTGCTCTCACCGCTAGAGAACTCGAAATACTGCAAATGCTGGCGAAAGGCCTGACGAATAAGCAGATCGGAACGGTCTTCCAGATTAGCGGAAACACTGCTCGCAACCACGTGAACAGCATCATCGAGAAGCTTGAAGTCGCAGATAGGACCGAGGCGGTATCGATCGCGATACAGCAAGGCCTCATCGACGTCTCCGACTAA